One window of Dyadobacter sandarakinus genomic DNA carries:
- a CDS encoding TonB-dependent receptor, protein MTIRILLSAAILLLVLPAAAQRLSGHVYEQPAGATKPAPLPGANVYWLGTGLTAATDTSGHFSIPRSAQSQRLVVSFVGYTNDTIQIGGESELQIILRNEQTLHEVTVREQASSIDRLSPHQTEVITTRTLAKAACCNLSESFETNASVSVSYSDAVTGARQIQMLGLSGTYIQTNVENIPSIRGLASTFGLNFVPGTWIQSIDIGKGAGSVVNGYESMTGQINVELQKPDIREKLLLNTYVNSFGRAEVNLNLAHQLSKKWSTGLLTHSSTLRNRFDKNHDGFLDLPLYTQFNGLNRWKYQGERFMAQFGVKALYEDRLGGQQQFTRNMKGSDQVYGFGARVGQYEFFSKLARLFPDKPYKGLGLIVNASLYDSRSFFGQTVYNGRQKTLYGNLIYQSIIGNTNHTFKTGLSYLLDNYDEQYAQSLRRRNESVPGAFVEYTYNQLDKFVLVAGGRVDLHNLYGTQWTPRLHLKYNLTGETTLRASVGRGFRVANPLAEYYGNLVSARRVVFTESLRPEISWNMGASLTQEYQLGSMRGSFVVDFYRTYFENQLVANFEDPRYIRFSNLEGKAFANSFQAEANLTPVKRFDLKLAYRLFDVKQNIQNLYGENVLLPRTMVSRDRILFNAGYALPYDKWKFDATVQWNGKRRLPYMEPVHEQHLPENAGLTYSPSFYNLNAQVTRTFPKWDIYLGGENLTDFRQKNPIMGANEPFGDHFDAGMAWGPVTGRMIYAGIRYKIVR, encoded by the coding sequence ATGACAATCAGAATTCTGCTTTCCGCAGCCATCCTACTGCTGGTACTGCCTGCGGCAGCCCAGCGGCTCAGCGGACATGTATACGAGCAGCCTGCGGGTGCCACCAAGCCAGCTCCCCTGCCGGGAGCCAATGTGTACTGGCTCGGTACCGGCCTCACCGCTGCCACCGACACCTCAGGACATTTCAGCATCCCACGCAGCGCACAGTCGCAGCGGCTGGTGGTGAGCTTTGTGGGATATACAAACGATACGATCCAGATCGGCGGCGAAAGTGAACTGCAGATCATCCTGCGTAATGAGCAAACACTTCATGAAGTAACCGTTCGTGAGCAGGCGTCGTCCATCGACCGGCTGTCGCCGCACCAAACCGAAGTGATCACGACCCGCACACTGGCCAAAGCTGCCTGCTGCAATCTCTCTGAAAGTTTTGAAACCAATGCATCCGTTTCGGTTTCGTACAGCGATGCCGTGACAGGTGCCCGGCAGATCCAGATGCTTGGGCTCAGCGGGACCTATATCCAGACAAACGTCGAAAACATTCCTTCGATCCGCGGGTTGGCATCTACCTTCGGACTTAACTTCGTGCCGGGCACGTGGATCCAGTCTATCGACATCGGCAAGGGTGCCGGCTCGGTGGTAAACGGGTACGAGTCCATGACCGGGCAGATCAACGTGGAGCTGCAAAAACCGGACATCCGGGAAAAGCTGCTGCTCAATACCTACGTCAACAGTTTCGGGCGGGCTGAGGTGAACCTCAACCTGGCGCACCAGCTCAGCAAAAAATGGAGTACAGGGCTGCTGACACATTCAAGTACGCTCCGTAACCGGTTTGACAAAAATCATGACGGTTTTCTTGACCTTCCGCTGTACACACAGTTCAACGGGCTGAACCGCTGGAAATACCAGGGTGAGAGGTTTATGGCACAGTTTGGTGTGAAGGCTTTGTACGAAGACCGGCTTGGCGGGCAGCAACAATTTACCCGCAACATGAAAGGCTCAGACCAGGTGTATGGTTTCGGAGCCAGAGTGGGCCAGTACGAATTCTTTTCCAAGCTGGCGCGCCTCTTTCCTGACAAGCCCTACAAGGGACTCGGGCTGATCGTCAATGCCTCATTGTACGATTCCAGATCCTTTTTCGGGCAAACCGTTTACAATGGCCGTCAGAAAACGCTGTATGGAAATCTGATCTACCAGTCGATCATCGGCAATACGAACCATACTTTTAAAACGGGACTGAGCTACCTGCTCGACAACTACGATGAGCAGTATGCACAAAGTCTGCGGAGGAGGAATGAGTCGGTCCCGGGTGCATTTGTTGAATATACCTACAACCAGCTCGACAAGTTTGTGCTGGTAGCGGGCGGAAGGGTTGACCTGCATAACCTGTATGGTACCCAATGGACTCCGCGCCTGCATCTGAAATATAACCTGACCGGTGAAACAACCCTGCGGGCATCCGTAGGCCGCGGCTTCCGGGTGGCCAATCCGCTGGCAGAGTACTACGGCAACCTGGTGAGTGCGCGGCGTGTTGTTTTTACCGAAAGCCTGCGGCCCGAAATATCCTGGAATATGGGCGCAAGCCTTACCCAGGAGTATCAGCTGGGTAGCATGCGGGGCAGTTTTGTAGTCGATTTTTACAGGACTTATTTTGAAAACCAGCTGGTTGCCAATTTTGAAGATCCCCGCTACATCCGCTTTTCAAACCTGGAAGGAAAAGCTTTTGCCAACAGTTTCCAGGCTGAGGCTAACCTGACGCCTGTAAAGCGGTTTGATCTTAAACTGGCCTACCGCCTTTTTGACGTAAAACAAAACATTCAAAACCTTTACGGCGAGAATGTGCTCCTGCCGCGTACGATGGTGAGCCGCGACCGTATCCTGTTCAATGCCGGGTATGCGCTCCCCTATGATAAATGGAAGTTTGATGCCACTGTGCAATGGAATGGAAAACGCCGACTACCCTATATGGAGCCCGTCCACGAGCAGCACCTGCCCGAAAATGCCGGACTGACCTACTCGCCTTCTTTCTACAATCTGAATGCGCAGGTTACGCGTACTTTTCCTAAATGGGATATATACCTGGGCGGAGAAAACCTCACTGACTTTCGCCAGAAAAATCCTATAATGGGTGCAAATGAGCCTTTTGGAGACCATTTTGATGCAGGTATGGCATGGGGCCCGGTGACAGGCCGAATGATTTACGCCGGAATACGTTATAAGATTGTACGCTAA
- a CDS encoding helix-turn-helix domain-containing protein, whose protein sequence is MKLDIKNMVCDRCKKVVRDELEALGITLQHVGLGSVETVDEVGPEQLTTVREVLLKNGFELLDDRRLALVEHIKTLVIEEVQNLKGSKPAAMNFSDYLSEKTGYEYSYLSSLFSSETGQTIEQYIIAQKVEKVKEWLTYNELTLSEMAWRLSYSSSAHLSNQFKKVTGMTPGEFRKNHPSLRKALDQVGS, encoded by the coding sequence ATGAAATTAGATATCAAAAATATGGTTTGTGACCGGTGCAAGAAGGTCGTCCGTGACGAGCTGGAAGCATTGGGCATCACATTGCAGCATGTAGGGCTGGGAAGTGTTGAGACGGTGGACGAAGTAGGGCCGGAGCAGCTTACAACCGTGAGGGAAGTACTCCTGAAAAACGGTTTTGAATTGCTGGACGACCGCCGGCTGGCCCTGGTAGAACATATAAAAACGCTGGTGATAGAAGAAGTGCAGAACCTGAAAGGCAGCAAGCCCGCGGCGATGAACTTTTCCGATTACCTGTCTGAAAAAACGGGATATGAGTACTCCTACCTGAGCAGCCTGTTTTCATCCGAAACCGGGCAGACCATTGAGCAGTACATCATTGCCCAGAAAGTGGAAAAAGTAAAAGAATGGCTGACCTACAACGAGCTTACCCTGTCTGAGATGGCGTGGCGGCTTTCGTACAGCAGCTCGGCGCACCTGAGCAACCAGTTTAAAAAGGTGACGGGCATGACGCCCGGCGAATTCCGCAAAAACCATCCTAGCCTCCGCAAAGCCCTCGACCAGGTAGGAAGCTGA
- a CDS encoding heavy metal-binding domain-containing protein has product MNKLLLACLILFAAGCNTKQEETETVTEVENTAAKTYACPMHCEGEKTYAQAGKCPICKMDLQEVALNDTDSTQHNH; this is encoded by the coding sequence ATGAACAAATTACTGCTTGCCTGCCTTATCCTGTTTGCTGCGGGCTGTAACACGAAACAAGAGGAAACAGAAACAGTGACGGAAGTGGAAAATACAGCAGCCAAAACCTATGCATGCCCCATGCATTGCGAGGGCGAAAAAACCTATGCACAGGCCGGCAAGTGCCCCATCTGTAAAATGGACTTGCAGGAAGTAGCCCTGAACGATACAGATTCAACCCAACATAATCATTAA
- a CDS encoding heavy-metal-associated domain-containing protein, with product MKKTILLTLTAMLLTVQFTFADGTKEVKIKTSAICEMCKARIERNLGLSKGVKESTLDLNNKVVTVKYNPDKTTPEAIKATIRNTGYDADEQPASQKAHDKLPECCRKTAAAH from the coding sequence ATGAAAAAGACCATCCTATTGACTCTCACAGCCATGCTGCTGACCGTGCAGTTCACGTTTGCAGACGGTACCAAAGAAGTAAAGATCAAAACTTCGGCCATATGCGAAATGTGCAAGGCGCGGATAGAGCGTAACCTGGGCCTGTCCAAAGGCGTGAAGGAATCCACCCTGGACCTGAACAACAAAGTGGTGACCGTGAAGTACAATCCGGACAAAACCACCCCGGAAGCCATCAAGGCAACCATCCGCAACACCGGCTACGACGCCGATGAGCAGCCAGCCAGCCAGAAGGCCCACGATAAGCTGCCGGAGTGCTGCCGCAAGACTGCCGCTGCGCATTGA
- a CDS encoding class I SAM-dependent methyltransferase, whose product MAWYHSYFKGLPQRAWKLHQDDEHTEFEVDFLQDVLEIKPGDQVLDVLAGYGRHALPLAASGAQLTCIDISEEYCEELTAAAGRKKLPVTVVCADVLSHVYPENTFDAAYCFGNSFSFFPRPDLQRFLENISRALKSGGMFSLHTENLAESILPNFQGRNWMPVQDDIIYLAENVYQPLEGYIESEQTFISGKEKVTHTVHQHIYTLAELCFMLENAGFEVTGTFANIEADPFQLGDEHLYLLARKR is encoded by the coding sequence GTGGCCTGGTATCATTCCTATTTTAAGGGACTCCCTCAGCGCGCCTGGAAGCTTCACCAGGACGATGAGCATACGGAATTTGAAGTGGACTTCCTTCAGGATGTCCTTGAAATAAAGCCAGGTGACCAGGTACTGGACGTGCTGGCGGGATATGGCCGGCATGCCCTGCCACTGGCTGCTAGTGGGGCTCAGCTTACGTGTATCGACATTTCGGAGGAATATTGTGAGGAACTTACCGCTGCGGCAGGCCGCAAAAAGTTGCCTGTGACGGTGGTATGCGCGGATGTGCTGTCGCATGTTTACCCGGAAAATACATTTGATGCTGCTTACTGTTTTGGCAACAGCTTCAGCTTTTTTCCACGGCCCGACTTACAGCGGTTTTTGGAGAATATCAGTCGTGCATTAAAAAGCGGCGGTATGTTTTCCCTGCATACCGAGAACCTGGCCGAAAGCATTCTGCCGAACTTTCAGGGCCGCAACTGGATGCCCGTACAAGATGATATCATTTATCTGGCAGAGAATGTGTACCAGCCCCTGGAGGGTTACATTGAGTCGGAGCAAACATTTATTTCGGGTAAAGAAAAAGTGACCCACACCGTGCACCAGCACATTTATACCCTGGCGGAGTTGTGTTTTATGCTGGAAAATGCGGGCTTCGAGGTGACCGGTACTTTTGCCAACATTGAAGCAGACCCTTTTCAGCTGGGCGACGAACACCTGTACCTGCTTGCCCGCAAGCGCTGA
- a CDS encoding MBL fold metallo-hydrolase: MKIEQLYTGCLAQGAYFIVSNNEAAVIDPLREVSTYMAKAEKIGAKIRYVFETHFHADFVSGHLDLAAKTGAKIVYGPGAKTAFEAYNAVDGEEFSLGNVSIRALHTPGHTLESTSYLLLDEARKPVALFSGDTLFIGDVGRPDLAQQGDLDREDLAGILFDSLRTKIMTLPDDVIVYPAHGAGSACGKNMSKETSDTLGNQKLFNYALRADMSWEKFVREVTAGLAEPPQYFPENVKMNRDGYESIDEVLERADEALSPQAFEARATQTGALVLDTRKTADFTKGFIPNSINIGIDGSFAPWVGALIPDLKQNILLVTEPGREQEVATRLARVGYDHAIGYLDRGYASWPESGMEADAIESVSPQEFAQRFAEGQLEIIDVRKPGEYEAGHIEGAKNLPLDYINDLMPEFSRDKMLYVHCAGGYRSMIAASILKSRGFEQVVNVEGGYAEVAKTSVPVVQESDQQAH, encoded by the coding sequence ATGAAAATAGAACAGCTATATACCGGTTGCCTGGCTCAGGGAGCCTATTTTATTGTTTCCAACAATGAAGCGGCCGTCATTGATCCCCTGCGTGAAGTAAGTACTTACATGGCCAAGGCAGAGAAGATCGGGGCAAAGATCCGGTATGTATTTGAAACCCATTTTCATGCTGACTTCGTGTCGGGGCACCTCGACCTGGCAGCCAAAACCGGTGCGAAGATCGTCTATGGTCCTGGTGCAAAAACGGCTTTTGAAGCCTACAATGCCGTAGACGGAGAGGAATTCAGCCTCGGAAATGTATCCATCCGCGCATTGCATACGCCGGGCCACACTCTGGAATCCACCAGCTACCTGCTGCTTGATGAAGCCCGGAAGCCCGTAGCACTTTTCAGCGGGGACACCCTGTTTATCGGCGATGTGGGCCGCCCTGATCTTGCGCAGCAAGGCGACCTGGATAGGGAGGACCTTGCCGGAATCCTGTTTGACAGCCTTCGTACCAAAATTATGACCCTGCCTGATGACGTGATCGTGTATCCCGCGCATGGGGCAGGATCGGCCTGCGGGAAGAATATGAGCAAGGAAACCTCCGATACATTGGGCAACCAGAAGCTGTTCAACTATGCGCTCCGGGCAGATATGAGCTGGGAGAAGTTTGTCCGCGAGGTAACTGCCGGTCTGGCGGAGCCGCCGCAGTATTTTCCTGAAAATGTAAAAATGAATCGCGACGGGTATGAAAGCATTGACGAAGTGCTGGAACGTGCCGATGAAGCACTCTCACCGCAAGCATTCGAGGCCAGGGCCACCCAAACCGGTGCACTGGTGCTGGATACCCGCAAGACCGCTGACTTTACGAAAGGTTTTATCCCGAACAGCATTAACATTGGGATTGACGGCAGTTTTGCACCCTGGGTAGGTGCATTGATACCTGACCTGAAACAAAATATACTGCTGGTAACCGAGCCTGGAAGGGAGCAGGAGGTAGCCACGCGGCTCGCCAGGGTAGGATACGATCATGCGATCGGGTACCTGGATCGCGGATATGCCTCCTGGCCGGAAAGCGGCATGGAGGCCGATGCAATTGAGTCGGTATCGCCGCAGGAGTTTGCGCAGCGTTTTGCGGAAGGACAATTGGAAATCATCGATGTAAGAAAGCCCGGCGAATACGAAGCAGGCCACATTGAGGGAGCTAAAAACCTGCCGCTGGATTATATCAATGATTTGATGCCTGAATTTTCCCGGGACAAAATGCTCTATGTGCATTGTGCGGGCGGGTACCGCTCCATGATCGCCGCGTCGATCCTCAAATCACGTGGTTTTGAGCAGGTAGTGAACGTGGAAGGAGGCTACGCCGAAGTTGCAAAAACCAGCGTACCAGTGGTACAGGAATCAGATCAGCAGGCACATTGA
- the hflX gene encoding GTPase HflX, translated as MIDKKKLHSTAAKVETAVLVAVSTQKQSAEKTREYLDELAFLATTLGVETVRTFTQNLERADIRTYTGKGKLDEIVTFVTANPVDMIIYDDDLTPSQVRNLEAVFKEIKVIDRSLLILDIFAMRAQTAQAKLQVELAQYQYLYPRLTRMWTHLSRQSGIGVGMRGPGETELETDRRIVKDRIAFLKEKLDKVDRQSMTRRKERDRLVRVALVGYTNVGKSTLMRGLSKADVFAENKLFATVDSTVRKVNMENIPFLLTDTVGFIRKLPTTLIESFKSTLDEVREADILLHVVDIAHASFEEHVDIVNKTLVEIGAADKPTILVFNKIDLYKPAFNNEETEEEPAATPDDILEQLKNSYVADKAEHVVFISAEKKENMDELKNVLFSLVKEKHFSIYPNWLDLGYTAVKSEE; from the coding sequence ATGATTGATAAAAAGAAATTACACTCTACTGCTGCCAAAGTGGAAACTGCCGTGCTTGTTGCGGTGAGTACACAAAAGCAGTCTGCCGAAAAAACACGTGAGTACCTTGACGAACTCGCTTTTCTGGCAACAACGCTGGGGGTGGAAACGGTAAGAACATTTACTCAGAACCTGGAAAGAGCAGATATACGCACCTACACCGGCAAAGGCAAGCTGGATGAGATCGTCACGTTTGTGACGGCCAACCCGGTGGATATGATCATTTATGACGACGATCTGACGCCTTCGCAGGTCAGAAACCTGGAAGCTGTTTTCAAGGAAATAAAAGTGATAGACAGGAGCTTGCTGATCCTCGATATTTTTGCAATGCGCGCCCAGACGGCTCAGGCCAAATTACAGGTTGAGCTTGCCCAATACCAATATCTTTATCCTCGGCTGACGCGCATGTGGACGCACTTAAGCCGGCAATCGGGTATCGGGGTGGGTATGCGTGGTCCCGGTGAAACTGAGCTCGAAACTGACCGCCGGATTGTAAAAGACCGCATTGCATTCCTGAAAGAAAAGCTCGACAAGGTGGACCGCCAGAGTATGACGCGCCGCAAGGAACGCGACCGCCTTGTGCGGGTGGCCCTGGTGGGTTATACCAATGTAGGCAAGTCTACCCTTATGCGCGGACTCTCCAAAGCCGATGTATTTGCCGAGAACAAGCTTTTTGCCACGGTTGACTCTACGGTGCGGAAGGTGAATATGGAAAATATCCCCTTTCTTCTTACAGATACGGTTGGATTTATCCGCAAGCTGCCTACTACGCTGATTGAGTCATTCAAATCGACTTTGGATGAGGTGCGCGAGGCTGATATACTGCTGCATGTAGTCGATATTGCGCATGCTTCGTTTGAAGAGCATGTGGATATTGTCAATAAAACGCTGGTGGAAATTGGTGCTGCCGACAAGCCTACCATACTTGTGTTCAACAAGATAGACTTGTACAAACCTGCTTTTAATAACGAAGAAACGGAGGAGGAACCCGCAGCCACTCCCGATGATATCTTGGAGCAGCTTAAAAATAGCTACGTAGCCGACAAGGCCGAGCATGTGGTCTTTATATCAGCTGAAAAGAAAGAAAACATGGACGAGCTCAAAAATGTACTCTTTTCACTGGTGAAGGAAAAACACTTCTCAATTTATCCGAACTGGCTGGATCTGGGCTACACGGCCGTAAAATCAGAGGAGTAA
- a CDS encoding PadR family transcriptional regulator, whose amino-acid sequence MRRSDLGEFEEIVLLAVAAMSPLAYSVPIAEELEKQTGHAVSIGAVHAALQRMEQKGYLRSSMGEPTAERGGRRKRIFTVTPYGLKVLQDVRTVRDHFWNRIDASALTDTELRFS is encoded by the coding sequence ATGAGACGAAGCGATCTGGGTGAGTTTGAAGAAATTGTACTGCTGGCTGTGGCGGCGATGAGCCCGCTCGCTTACTCGGTACCCATAGCCGAAGAGCTGGAAAAGCAAACCGGACATGCGGTCAGCATCGGGGCGGTGCATGCTGCCTTGCAACGTATGGAACAGAAAGGTTACCTGCGGTCATCCATGGGTGAGCCCACTGCCGAACGTGGCGGCAGGCGAAAGCGAATATTTACAGTAACCCCCTACGGCCTCAAAGTTCTTCAGGATGTCAGGACCGTTCGTGACCATTTCTGGAACCGCATTGACGCCAGTGCACTCACTGATACAGAATTGCGCTTTTCCTAA
- a CDS encoding permease prefix domain 2-containing transporter gives MMKNQNLPRQPHPPNWLVRLATAICAPHLREELIGDMHERFTVYVSKYGGPKARLLFARETLGLVRWCIVRRQSAGFAPAYHFRMLRNYFRIGRRVLIKNRGYTLIHLTGLALGLWACMIVATVVIDSLSYDRQWTHADDIYRVIHVRKMGEGLLERSTSSPAALPAEMQKLFPEVVSWSSVNGYDYYFKVHPDDPAGHTTHVLSADSGIVGMLGIKVVAGSLRTDGNNLALTRSVAGKLFPGQDAIGRTLWQIPKYGDKANAYQVTALIEDLPYNSHLRTDAIHLNQTKPQVLSNTGYMSFERNYILLHPRTNAASLARKVNKWYTGFMKGNDLSGFEFQPVKDVYLHSDFAEGQSVRADANSIYIFMGVAALLLFIACVNFVNLSTARAFTRIKEASVRKILSGSRMQLIMQSLAETLTIFAVAVAIAMIAYFFSLQEVEGFLGHHLVQTFTTHTHLAAWAVLLVLITALFTGIYPAWLISGFKPSHTLRGLLSHTFGLNTLRKGLVVMQFSISIVVLLATIVVWRQLSLMEHKDLGYDKKNLLSIDQVSWDGKGAAFKSELLRIAGAQRASISLWRPTDGGGYMSKEVDDPADTKSRIRVWFIAGDLDLAETLGLRLSGGRLLSPGFGADAINADSMQRADFGAFEQAATRQSSLITRSAARILNIKTLNRMIPSAKTVPVGMIDDFNNESLYEPIKPTIIVGHRDVQYGGMFIRITPGTEKQTTRAIRSLWKKFYPAKMLTINPVEELLSKQYEAEGRLRQLFLFFSGLTMFLSALGIFGLVVQAGEQRSKEMSIRKVLGASVTGIVTLLTKDFVRLVVFAILLATPVGWYTLQNWLERYPYRTQLHWWIFAVTGAGALFITVLTVGVQAARTALSNPVKSLRNE, from the coding sequence ATGATGAAAAATCAAAACCTGCCCCGGCAACCACACCCGCCCAACTGGCTCGTCCGCCTGGCCACCGCCATTTGTGCTCCTCACCTGCGCGAAGAGCTGATCGGCGACATGCATGAACGGTTTACGGTGTATGTCAGCAAGTATGGTGGGCCGAAAGCACGCCTGCTGTTTGCCCGGGAAACGCTGGGGTTAGTCCGCTGGTGCATTGTCCGTCGCCAGAGCGCAGGCTTTGCCCCGGCCTACCATTTCCGGATGCTGCGCAACTACTTTCGGATCGGACGACGGGTGCTGATCAAAAACCGTGGATACACCCTCATTCACCTTACCGGGCTCGCACTTGGACTCTGGGCGTGTATGATCGTGGCAACGGTGGTGATCGACAGCCTGTCGTATGACCGGCAATGGACGCATGCCGATGATATTTACAGGGTGATTCATGTCCGGAAAATGGGCGAAGGACTGCTCGAACGCTCCACATCGTCACCTGCCGCACTGCCGGCGGAAATGCAGAAATTATTTCCGGAAGTAGTTTCCTGGTCTTCCGTGAACGGATATGATTATTATTTTAAAGTACATCCCGATGATCCGGCCGGGCATACCACGCACGTACTTTCTGCTGACTCGGGCATTGTAGGAATGCTCGGCATTAAGGTGGTGGCAGGCAGCCTGCGCACGGATGGTAATAATCTTGCACTAACCCGCTCAGTTGCCGGAAAACTGTTTCCCGGTCAGGATGCCATTGGCCGGACCTTGTGGCAAATACCCAAGTACGGCGACAAAGCGAATGCCTACCAGGTCACAGCGCTGATTGAAGACCTGCCCTACAATAGTCACCTGCGTACGGACGCGATCCATTTGAACCAGACCAAACCGCAGGTGCTGAGCAATACGGGCTATATGTCGTTTGAGCGCAACTATATCCTGCTTCACCCCCGGACCAATGCAGCCAGCCTTGCCCGGAAAGTAAACAAATGGTATACCGGTTTCATGAAAGGAAATGACCTTTCCGGGTTTGAGTTCCAGCCGGTCAAAGACGTTTACCTGCATTCTGATTTTGCCGAAGGGCAGTCTGTCAGGGCTGATGCGAACAGCATTTACATTTTCATGGGAGTAGCGGCCTTGCTGCTTTTTATTGCGTGCGTCAATTTTGTAAACCTCAGTACTGCACGCGCTTTCACGAGAATCAAGGAAGCAAGTGTGCGCAAGATCCTGAGCGGCTCGCGTATGCAGCTGATCATGCAATCACTGGCCGAAACGCTGACCATTTTTGCAGTTGCAGTAGCAATCGCCATGATCGCGTACTTCTTTTCTTTGCAGGAAGTGGAGGGCTTTCTGGGTCATCATCTGGTACAAACATTCACTACGCACACCCACCTCGCTGCATGGGCTGTGCTCCTGGTGCTGATCACGGCATTGTTCACGGGCATTTATCCTGCCTGGCTGATTTCGGGTTTCAAACCTTCCCACACTTTGCGCGGCCTGCTCAGCCATACTTTCGGATTAAACACGCTAAGAAAAGGCCTGGTAGTCATGCAGTTTTCCATTTCCATTGTGGTACTGCTGGCAACGATCGTGGTTTGGCGGCAGCTCAGCCTCATGGAGCATAAGGATTTAGGATATGATAAGAAAAACCTGCTCAGCATCGATCAGGTATCCTGGGACGGTAAAGGGGCTGCTTTTAAAAGTGAGCTGCTCCGGATTGCCGGTGCGCAGCGTGCGAGTATTTCGCTCTGGCGGCCTACGGATGGCGGCGGCTACATGTCCAAAGAGGTGGATGACCCGGCTGATACCAAAAGCAGGATCAGGGTATGGTTTATTGCCGGCGACCTGGACCTGGCTGAAACGCTGGGTCTGCGCCTTTCCGGCGGCCGGCTGCTGAGCCCCGGTTTTGGTGCCGACGCAATCAATGCGGACTCTATGCAGCGCGCCGACTTCGGCGCATTTGAGCAAGCTGCAACCCGCCAAAGTTCCCTGATCACCCGTTCCGCAGCCCGTATCCTGAATATTAAAACACTGAACAGAATGATCCCGTCTGCTAAAACGGTACCTGTGGGAATGATCGACGACTTTAATAATGAGTCGCTGTATGAGCCGATCAAGCCCACGATCATTGTCGGGCACCGGGATGTACAATATGGCGGTATGTTCATACGGATCACTCCCGGCACAGAAAAGCAAACGACTCGCGCAATCAGAAGTCTCTGGAAAAAATTTTACCCGGCCAAAATGCTCACGATAAACCCGGTGGAAGAGCTCCTCAGCAAACAATACGAAGCCGAAGGACGACTACGGCAGCTTTTCCTGTTTTTCAGCGGACTTACCATGTTCTTGTCTGCATTAGGCATTTTCGGTCTGGTTGTGCAGGCAGGTGAGCAACGCTCCAAGGAAATGAGCATCCGCAAGGTACTGGGTGCTTCGGTAACGGGGATCGTTACGTTACTGACCAAAGACTTCGTGCGGCTGGTCGTATTTGCGATCCTGCTGGCTACACCGGTAGGATGGTATACTTTACAAAACTGGCTTGAACGGTATCCCTATCGCACGCAGCTCCACTGGTGGATCTTTGCAGTGACAGGTGCCGGCGCATTATTCATTACCGTCCTTACCGTGGGCGTACAAGCTGCCCGCACTGCTTTGAGTAATCCGGTTAAAAGCTTGCGGAATGAATGA